Proteins from a genomic interval of Brachybacterium vulturis:
- a CDS encoding DEAD/DEAH box helicase has protein sequence MTTPDFARLGVPPVLISALAPRGIVEPTPIQAATLPDSLSGRDVLGRGRTGSGKTYAFLLPLVARLIAQPRRRVARRPRSLILAPTRELASQLADSLQPLEAATDLRSTVVFGGVGQNPQVKALAGGIDVLVACPGRLLDLMNQGHVDLGAVEITVIDEADHMADMGFLPMVRKILAKTPPKGQRMLFSATLDSGVNKLVKEFLHEPVTHSADPATSAVGTMEHHVLEVSPATRFDVLRDLAAAPGRTIMFTRTKYGAKNLARKLSARGVDAVDLHGNLSQNARTRNLEAFGSGTATTMVCTDIAARGIHVDEVALVVHADPPVEHKAYLHRSGRTARAGESGTVITVQIPEQKRDVSDLMRKAGIRPTHHASVTATSPVLVELAPGERVETHEPRQPEPPVDQARLNGERGGGRGRGGRGGRPAGQGRGDGGASRGEGQGSRGGRRGGQDGQSGRREQVGAGSGSRSGGRGRSGQGRSGGRQGGSSTTYSTSSGERGSGGLASFSSGRGR, from the coding sequence GTGACCACCCCTGATTTCGCGCGCCTCGGCGTGCCCCCCGTCCTGATCAGCGCCCTGGCGCCTCGGGGCATCGTCGAGCCCACCCCGATCCAGGCCGCGACGCTGCCGGACTCCCTGTCCGGTCGCGACGTGCTGGGCCGTGGCCGGACCGGCTCGGGCAAGACCTACGCCTTCCTGCTGCCGCTGGTGGCGCGCCTGATCGCGCAGCCCCGCCGTCGCGTCGCGCGCCGCCCCCGCTCCCTGATCCTCGCGCCCACCCGTGAGCTCGCCTCGCAGCTCGCCGACTCGCTGCAGCCGCTCGAGGCGGCCACCGATCTGCGCAGCACGGTCGTCTTCGGCGGTGTGGGCCAGAACCCGCAGGTCAAGGCGCTCGCCGGCGGCATCGACGTGCTCGTGGCCTGCCCCGGGCGTCTGCTGGACCTCATGAACCAGGGTCACGTGGACCTCGGCGCGGTGGAGATCACCGTGATCGACGAGGCCGACCACATGGCCGACATGGGCTTCCTGCCGATGGTGCGCAAGATCCTCGCGAAGACCCCGCCGAAGGGCCAGCGGATGCTGTTCTCCGCGACCCTCGACTCCGGGGTGAACAAGCTCGTCAAGGAGTTCCTCCACGAGCCGGTCACCCATTCCGCGGATCCGGCCACGAGCGCGGTCGGCACCATGGAGCACCACGTGCTCGAGGTCTCCCCCGCCACCCGCTTCGACGTGCTCCGCGACCTGGCCGCCGCGCCGGGCCGCACCATCATGTTCACCCGCACCAAGTACGGCGCGAAGAACCTGGCCCGCAAGCTCTCCGCCCGTGGCGTGGACGCGGTGGACCTGCACGGCAACCTCTCCCAGAACGCCCGCACCCGGAACCTCGAGGCCTTCGGCTCCGGCACCGCGACGACGATGGTCTGCACCGACATCGCCGCCCGCGGCATCCATGTGGACGAGGTGGCCCTGGTGGTCCACGCCGATCCGCCCGTCGAGCACAAGGCGTACCTGCACCGCTCGGGCCGCACCGCCCGCGCCGGTGAGTCCGGCACCGTGATCACCGTGCAGATCCCGGAGCAGAAGCGCGACGTCAGCGATCTGATGCGCAAGGCCGGGATCCGGCCCACCCACCACGCCTCGGTGACGGCCACCAGCCCCGTCCTCGTCGAGCTCGCCCCCGGTGAGCGGGTCGAGACCCATGAGCCGCGCCAGCCCGAGCCGCCCGTGGACCAGGCGCGCCTGAACGGCGAGCGCGGCGGCGGCCGCGGTCGTGGTGGCCGTGGCGGTCGCCCGGCCGGTCAGGGTCGTGGTGACGGCGGCGCCTCGCGCGGCGAGGGCCAGGGCTCCCGCGGCGGTCGTCGCGGTGGCCAGGACGGACAGTCGGGTCGGCGCGAGCAGGTCGGTGCCGGCAGCGGCTCCCGCTCCGGCGGTCGCGGGCGCTCCGGCCAGGGTCGCTCCGGCGGCCGTCAGGGCGGCTCCTCGACCACCTACTCCACCTCGAGCGGGGAGCGCGGCTCCGGCGGGCTCGCCTCCTTCTCCTCCGGCCGCGGCCGCTGA
- a CDS encoding long-chain-fatty-acid--CoA ligase, whose translation MYNLAVVLEDSARTVPDRPALVLGGTSLTYAQVDAAANQVAHLLVSLGVEPGDRVALSCPNLPQFPIVYFGILKVGAVVVPLNVLNKSREVTYYLDDAEASVVLAFEGSEELPIGRSVVEGAKAAARPPQVVLMTADPQAESPYEGVPTLARAVAELPDRFETVQRRETDTAVVLYTSGTTGHPKGAELSHSNQLMNALTCNRLFGSVPGEDVHLVALPLFHTFGATVNLNAGFSTGATLVLLPRFEPRQALDLLLAHRVTIFAGVPTMWWALLRLLTDGEAEVGDLAEHLRLGVSGGSALPVEILRGVQEKLGISIMEGYGLSETSPVASFSLADRPRPGSIGLPVWGVEMALIDPADPDWARVSEPDAIGEIVVRGHNIMTGYLRRPEETAAAIRDGWFRTGDLGRRDEEGFYFIVDRAKDMIVRGGYNVYPREVEEVLLSHEQVSLVAVIGVPHERLGEEIKAHVILEQGATITPEQLRDWAKEQMADFKYPREIVIDEELPMTSTGKILKRELR comes from the coding sequence ATGTACAACCTCGCCGTGGTGCTGGAGGACAGCGCCCGCACCGTCCCCGATCGGCCCGCCCTCGTGCTCGGCGGGACGTCCCTGACCTACGCCCAGGTGGACGCCGCCGCCAATCAGGTCGCGCACCTGCTCGTCTCCCTCGGTGTGGAGCCCGGGGACCGGGTCGCGCTGAGCTGCCCGAACCTGCCGCAGTTCCCGATCGTCTACTTCGGGATCCTCAAGGTCGGGGCGGTGGTGGTGCCGCTGAACGTGCTGAACAAGTCCCGTGAGGTGACCTACTACCTCGACGACGCCGAGGCCTCGGTCGTCCTCGCGTTCGAGGGCAGCGAGGAGCTGCCCATCGGCCGCTCCGTCGTCGAGGGCGCGAAGGCTGCTGCCCGACCCCCGCAGGTGGTGCTCATGACCGCCGACCCGCAGGCCGAGAGCCCCTACGAGGGGGTGCCCACCCTCGCCCGGGCGGTCGCGGAGCTCCCCGACCGCTTCGAGACGGTCCAGCGCCGTGAGACCGACACCGCCGTGGTGCTCTACACCTCCGGCACCACCGGGCATCCCAAGGGCGCCGAGCTCAGCCACTCCAACCAGCTGATGAACGCCCTGACCTGCAACCGGCTGTTCGGCTCCGTGCCCGGCGAGGACGTGCACCTGGTCGCCCTGCCGCTGTTCCACACCTTCGGGGCCACGGTGAACCTCAACGCCGGCTTCTCCACGGGTGCCACGCTGGTGCTGCTGCCCCGTTTCGAACCCCGTCAGGCACTGGATCTGCTGCTGGCCCATCGCGTGACGATCTTCGCCGGCGTCCCCACCATGTGGTGGGCCCTGCTGCGCCTGCTGACCGACGGCGAGGCCGAGGTCGGGGACCTCGCCGAGCACCTGCGTCTCGGGGTCTCCGGCGGCTCCGCGCTGCCGGTGGAGATCCTGCGCGGCGTCCAGGAGAAGCTCGGCATCTCGATCATGGAGGGCTACGGCCTCTCCGAGACGTCACCGGTGGCCAGCTTCTCCCTCGCGGATCGTCCGCGCCCGGGGTCGATCGGGCTGCCCGTGTGGGGAGTGGAGATGGCGCTCATCGATCCCGCCGACCCGGACTGGGCCCGCGTCAGCGAGCCCGACGCGATCGGTGAGATCGTGGTGCGCGGGCACAACATCATGACCGGCTACCTGCGCCGCCCCGAGGAGACCGCCGCGGCGATCCGGGACGGCTGGTTCCGCACCGGGGACCTGGGCCGACGGGACGAGGAGGGCTTCTACTTCATCGTGGACCGGGCCAAGGACATGATCGTGCGCGGTGGGTACAACGTCTATCCGCGGGAGGTGGAGGAGGTGCTGCTCAGCCATGAGCAGGTCTCCCTCGTCGCCGTGATCGGAGTGCCGCATGAGCGCCTCGGCGAGGAGATCAAGGCCCACGTGATCCTCGAGCAGGGCGCCACGATCACTCCTGAGCAGCTGCGGGACTGGGCCAAGGAGCAGATGGCGGACTTCAAGTACCCGCGGGAGATCGTCATCGACGAGGAGCTGCCGATGACCTCCACCGGCAAGATCCTCAAGCGCGAGCTGCGCTGA
- a CDS encoding ArsR/SmtB family transcription factor: MTAPSAPPAPPPTEPQLAAAADTFAMLASPARLQLVWLMSSGRFDVGELAARVGLSLPTTSQHLRKLRLTGIVSATREGRHSYYTVEDPHVVELVEQIFEHIAPDGSLAPDPPAPSPTRDSRA; this comes from the coding sequence ATGACTGCTCCGTCCGCCCCGCCCGCTCCGCCGCCCACCGAACCACAGCTCGCCGCCGCGGCGGACACCTTCGCGATGCTCGCCAGCCCCGCCCGGCTGCAGCTGGTGTGGCTGATGAGCTCGGGACGCTTCGACGTGGGTGAGCTGGCCGCACGGGTGGGGCTCAGCCTGCCCACCACCAGCCAGCACCTGCGCAAGCTCCGCCTGACGGGCATCGTCTCCGCGACCCGCGAGGGTCGGCACAGCTACTACACGGTCGAGGACCCGCACGTGGTCGAGCTGGTGGAGCAGATCTTCGAGCACATCGCCCCCGATGGCTCCCTCGCTCCCGATCCGCCCGCACCCTCCCCCACCAGGGACTCCCGCGCATGA
- a CDS encoding cation diffusion facilitator family transporter, translating to MTSPAPTTPDARARIDLRRYAWLSIVVAILTIVLKTSAWAMTDSVGLLSDAAESTVNLVAAVVALIALTVAARPATERFLYGRAKAEYFSAALEGLMIFVAAAVIMVTAVERFINPRPLENLGVGLLIVVIASLLNGGVALVLLRVGRTHNSITLRADGKHLMTDVVTSAGILLGVGLVALTGWERLDAVVAFAVGVNIIITGIGLLRESLSGLLDKALPDEDHEIITEVLRRRTDATLTFHGLQTREAGQQKFMNVHVLVPDEWTVKQGHDYIEGLEDELRGCLPDLTVLTHLEPISDPASYEDIPAQHVPIHGDDHDPTRPPEESP from the coding sequence ATGACCTCCCCGGCCCCGACCACGCCCGACGCCCGTGCGCGCATCGATCTGCGCAGGTACGCGTGGCTGTCGATCGTCGTCGCGATCCTCACCATCGTCCTGAAGACGAGCGCCTGGGCGATGACGGACTCCGTCGGGCTGCTCTCCGACGCCGCCGAGTCGACCGTGAACCTGGTCGCCGCGGTGGTCGCGCTGATCGCCCTGACCGTCGCCGCACGGCCCGCGACCGAGCGCTTCCTCTACGGGCGCGCGAAGGCCGAGTACTTCTCCGCCGCGCTCGAGGGGCTGATGATCTTCGTGGCCGCCGCGGTCATCATGGTCACCGCCGTCGAACGCTTCATCAATCCCCGACCGCTCGAGAACCTCGGCGTGGGACTGCTCATCGTCGTGATCGCCTCTCTGCTCAACGGCGGCGTGGCGCTGGTGCTGCTGCGCGTCGGGAGGACCCATAACTCGATCACCCTGCGGGCCGACGGCAAGCATCTGATGACCGACGTCGTCACCAGCGCCGGGATCCTCCTCGGGGTGGGGCTGGTGGCGCTGACCGGCTGGGAGCGGCTCGATGCCGTCGTCGCCTTCGCCGTCGGCGTGAACATCATCATCACCGGCATCGGACTGCTCCGGGAGTCCCTCTCCGGCCTGCTGGACAAGGCACTGCCGGACGAGGACCACGAGATCATCACCGAGGTGCTGCGCCGCCGCACCGACGCCACCCTCACCTTCCACGGTCTGCAGACCCGCGAGGCCGGACAGCAGAAGTTCATGAACGTGCACGTGCTGGTGCCGGACGAGTGGACGGTCAAGCAGGGCCACGACTACATCGAGGGCCTCGAGGACGAGCTGCGCGGGTGCCTGCCGGACCTCACCGTGCTCACCCACCTCGAGCCGATCTCCGACCCGGCCTCCTACGAGGACATCCCCGCCCAGCACGTGCCGATCCACGGCGACGACCATGATCCGACCCGGCCGCCCGAGGAGTCTCCATGA
- a CDS encoding FAD-binding oxidoreductase: protein MNRTDPTSLETLTARLREALGEDAVIAAPESRYHGDRAEPGAADARFLLVLPHDVEGVQATLRLAHETGTPVVSRGAGSGLSGGTVAIDGGMVLSLERLHTIREIDPLDEVAVVDAGVITADLSEALAPLGFFYAPDPASVAISTIGGNIATNAGGLHCAKYGVTRESVLALEVVLADGTLLRTGHRSLKGVTGLDLTQLLIGSEGTLAVVVAATVRIRPVPVARRTVLARFSTTAHAADGVNAISRSPVRPAATELLDSGAVADIDAHNGSRLGADPAAEAIGTHHPDGPRSSGGAVLLLELDGYGIREQTADLVDILTGAGGSVQVIEDEAEAEHLWELRRTSHAAGGGRRRLNEDVAVPKSRLAQMLTALEEIGHRHGVATSAIAHAGDGNLHPSLSLPGVPEDPSAALPAPILAAADEVVRTALELGGTISGEHGIGTAKQRWLDLELSPTSRSLQHRLKQAFDPRGLLNPGKAL from the coding sequence ATGAACCGCACCGATCCGACCTCCCTCGAGACCCTCACCGCCCGCCTGCGCGAGGCGCTCGGCGAGGACGCCGTCATCGCCGCGCCCGAGTCGCGCTACCACGGGGACCGGGCGGAGCCCGGCGCCGCGGACGCCCGGTTCCTGCTGGTGCTCCCCCACGACGTCGAGGGCGTGCAGGCCACCCTCCGTCTCGCCCACGAGACGGGCACCCCGGTGGTGTCGCGCGGCGCCGGCTCCGGCCTCTCCGGGGGAACGGTCGCGATCGACGGCGGGATGGTGCTGAGCCTGGAGCGGCTGCACACGATCCGCGAGATCGACCCCCTGGACGAGGTCGCGGTGGTCGACGCAGGGGTGATCACCGCCGATCTCTCCGAGGCCCTGGCGCCCCTGGGCTTCTTCTACGCCCCGGATCCTGCGAGCGTCGCGATCTCGACGATCGGCGGCAACATCGCGACCAACGCGGGCGGGCTGCACTGCGCGAAGTACGGCGTGACCCGTGAGTCCGTGCTGGCGCTCGAGGTCGTGCTGGCCGACGGCACCCTGCTGCGCACCGGCCACCGCTCGCTCAAGGGCGTCACCGGGCTGGACCTCACCCAGCTGCTGATCGGCTCCGAGGGCACCCTGGCCGTGGTGGTCGCCGCGACCGTGCGGATCCGGCCCGTCCCGGTGGCGCGTCGCACCGTGCTGGCCCGCTTCTCGACCACCGCGCACGCCGCCGACGGGGTGAACGCGATCTCCCGCTCCCCGGTGCGTCCGGCGGCGACCGAGCTGCTGGACTCCGGCGCGGTGGCGGACATCGACGCGCACAACGGCTCCCGCCTGGGCGCCGACCCGGCCGCTGAGGCGATCGGCACCCACCACCCGGACGGCCCGAGGAGCTCCGGGGGTGCGGTGCTGCTGCTCGAGCTCGATGGCTACGGCATCCGGGAGCAGACTGCGGATCTCGTCGACATCCTCACCGGGGCGGGCGGGAGCGTACAGGTCATCGAGGACGAGGCGGAGGCCGAGCACCTGTGGGAGCTGCGCCGGACCAGCCATGCCGCCGGCGGTGGTCGCAGACGGCTGAACGAGGATGTGGCGGTGCCGAAGTCCCGCCTGGCCCAGATGCTGACCGCGCTGGAGGAGATCGGCCACCGCCACGGAGTGGCCACCTCGGCCATCGCCCATGCCGGCGACGGCAACCTCCACCCCTCGCTCTCCCTGCCCGGCGTCCCCGAGGATCCCTCCGCCGCGCTGCCGGCCCCGATCCTCGCGGCGGCCGATGAGGTGGTGCGGACGGCCCTGGAGCTGGGCGGCACCATCAGCGGGGAGCACGGCATCGGGACCGCCAAGCAGCGCTGGCTGGACCTCGAGCTCTCCCCCACCTCACGGAGCCTCCAGCACCGCCTGAAGCAGGCCTTCGATCCGCGCGGCCTGCTCAACCCCGGCAAGGCCCTCTGA
- a CDS encoding LLM class flavin-dependent oxidoreductase: protein MNAPHVPLSILDLVPISEGMTTREAINASMEGARVADRLGYERLWYAEHHNTNALAASATSLLIDRAASLTERIRVGSGGIMLPNHSPLAVIEQFGSLVQFHGDRIDLGLGRAPGTDQLTAQLLARTSAEPAAFLAAVEQMRDWSRQESSGSSPITAEVARGTEVPMWILGSTANGARLAAQLGMPFSVASHFAPFQYLHALDVYRDNFDPDAGTAQIAAPRTMVGVNLVVSETDEEAQRQFTTLQQMFLGIVTGQRQKIQPPRPIEDVAAGHLLSQIDQTLSIRAVGSPATVVRRLEEIVAATGADELILTAYHFDPADRLHALELLAEAWGLDGAAAHPAP from the coding sequence ATGAACGCTCCTCATGTGCCGCTGTCGATCCTCGATCTCGTCCCCATCTCCGAAGGCATGACCACCCGGGAGGCGATCAACGCCTCGATGGAGGGGGCGAGGGTCGCCGATCGCCTCGGATACGAGCGGCTCTGGTACGCCGAGCACCACAACACGAACGCCCTCGCCGCGAGCGCGACCTCGCTGCTGATCGACCGGGCGGCCTCGCTGACCGAGCGGATCCGCGTCGGCTCCGGCGGGATCATGCTCCCCAACCACTCCCCGCTCGCCGTCATCGAGCAGTTCGGCTCCCTGGTCCAGTTCCACGGGGACCGCATCGACCTGGGGCTGGGCCGCGCGCCGGGCACCGATCAGCTCACCGCGCAGCTGCTGGCCCGCACCTCCGCGGAGCCGGCCGCGTTCCTCGCCGCCGTCGAGCAGATGCGGGACTGGTCCCGCCAGGAGTCCAGCGGCTCCTCACCCATCACGGCGGAGGTCGCCCGCGGCACCGAGGTGCCGATGTGGATCCTGGGCTCGACCGCCAATGGTGCTCGTCTCGCCGCCCAGCTGGGCATGCCGTTCTCCGTCGCCTCCCACTTCGCCCCCTTCCAGTACCTGCACGCGCTGGACGTCTACCGCGACAACTTCGACCCCGACGCCGGCACCGCACAGATCGCGGCGCCGCGCACCATGGTCGGGGTGAACCTGGTGGTCTCCGAGACCGACGAGGAGGCGCAGCGGCAGTTCACGACCCTCCAGCAGATGTTCCTGGGGATCGTGACCGGGCAGCGGCAGAAGATCCAGCCGCCGCGCCCGATCGAGGACGTCGCAGCGGGGCATCTCCTCTCCCAGATCGATCAGACCCTGTCGATCAGGGCGGTCGGCTCCCCCGCCACCGTGGTGCGCCGGCTGGAGGAGATCGTGGCCGCCACCGGCGCCGACGAGCTCATCCTCACCGCCTACCACTTCGACCCGGCCGATCGCCTGCACGCCCTCGAGCTGCTGGCCGAGGCCTGGGGTCTCGACGGCGCCGCGGCGCACCCCGCTCCCTGA
- a CDS encoding CPBP family intramembrane glutamic endopeptidase has translation MPPPAPDPAPLPTTPRIGLLPAAGVSASAYLLFGLQLGGWGHGLLALSLLGALLVSRELAKDLLLIGLGITIVSTTSVKADVDWDRFFTIGTVLLLAVAVPLLVDRLVLRRRTIRFPWLSGRRWNRWQWGYIVAVPLLGWLLLPFYFITSGAYQNWPHITDAGELGRFLVGVNFVGTWDELFFICTCFALLRRHVGLWPANILQAIIFVSFLWELGYQEWGPLLTAPFALLQGWLFTRTGSLLYVLIVHLLFDVVVFLAIVHAHNPGMIPIFLV, from the coding sequence ATGCCGCCTCCTGCCCCGGACCCTGCTCCCCTGCCCACCACACCGCGGATCGGCCTGCTGCCGGCCGCCGGCGTGTCGGCCTCCGCATATCTGCTGTTCGGGCTGCAGCTCGGGGGGTGGGGGCATGGACTCCTCGCCCTCAGCCTGCTCGGCGCGCTCCTGGTCTCCCGCGAGCTCGCCAAGGACCTGCTCCTCATCGGGCTCGGGATCACGATCGTCTCCACCACCTCGGTGAAGGCGGATGTGGACTGGGATCGGTTCTTCACGATCGGCACCGTGCTGCTGCTCGCCGTGGCCGTGCCGCTGCTGGTGGACCGGCTGGTCCTGCGACGGCGCACGATCCGCTTCCCCTGGCTCTCCGGACGGCGCTGGAACCGCTGGCAGTGGGGGTACATCGTCGCCGTCCCGCTGCTGGGATGGCTGCTGCTGCCGTTCTACTTCATCACCTCGGGCGCGTACCAGAACTGGCCCCACATCACCGACGCCGGAGAGCTGGGACGCTTCCTGGTGGGCGTGAACTTCGTGGGCACCTGGGACGAGCTGTTCTTCATCTGCACCTGCTTCGCGCTCCTGCGGCGCCACGTCGGGCTCTGGCCGGCGAACATCCTGCAGGCGATCATCTTCGTGTCGTTCCTGTGGGAGCTGGGCTACCAGGAATGGGGGCCGCTGCTCACCGCTCCGTTCGCGCTGCTGCAGGGCTGGCTGTTCACGCGCACCGGCTCCCTGCTGTATGTCCTGATCGTGCATCTGCTCTTCGACGTGGTCGTCTTCCTCGCGATCGTCCATGCCCACAATCCTGGGATGATCCCGATCTTCCTGGTCTGA